The DNA sequence GCAGTCTGAAGTACCAGGTTGATGCcccatcatacacacacacacacacacacacagacgtataGACGTAACACACACAAAAGCGATATCAGGGTGTAATGTTGTGTGGTGATGACCTAACatttttcctctttctctctgctcgcACAGAATCTGGAAAATGAAGACGTCTTAGGCAGCAGTGGCAATTCCTCTTTCAATAACTTTTTCAAAATCAGGTTTGTCTTCATTGGCGTGTTGTGATTGCATCTGGTATTACCTAGATGAGAATGGCACcctcaaatgtaaatgtgtgtttctTGTTTTCTAATTTATGATATCAATAAAAATGTATAACTTTCAATTTTATTTTTTCAGTGATCCTGCAACTCTGTCTTACTGCAGCTCCCAGTGGTCTTTCAGCACCTTGAGTTCTGTCACCCAGCTCTCTGCACACTGCTGCGGGTaattaaccacacacacatacagtggggagaataagtatttgatacactgccgattttgcaggttttcctacttacaaagcatgtagaggtctgtaatttttatcataggtacacttcaactgtgagagacggaaaatcacattgtatgatttttaagtaattaatttgcattttattgcatgacataagtatttgatacatcagaaaagcagaacttaatatttggtacagaaacctttgtttgcaattacagagatcatatgtttcctgtaggtcttgaccaggtttgcacacactgcagcagggattttggcccactcctccatacagaccttctccagatccttcaggtttcggggctgtcgctgggcaatacggactttcagctccctccaaatattttctattgggttcaggtctggagactggctaggccactccaggaccttgagatgcctcttacggagccactccttaggtaccctggctgtgtgtttcgggtcgttgtcatgctggaagacccagccacgacccatcttcaatgctcttactgagggaaggaagttgttggccaagatctcgcgatacatggccccatccatccatcctcccctcaataaggtgcagtcgtgctgtcccctttgcagaaaagcatccccaaagaatgatgtttccacctccatgcttcacggttgggatggtgttcttggggttgtactcatccttcttcttcctccaaacacggcgagtggagtttagaccaaaaagctctatttttgtctcatcagaccacatgaccttctcccattcctcctctggatcatccagatggtcattggcaaacttcagacgggcctggacatgcgctggcttgagcagggggacattgcgtgcgctggattttaatccatgatggcgtagtgtgttactaatggttttctttgcgactgtggtcccagctctcttcaggtcattgaccaggtcctgccatgtagttctgggctgatccctcaccttcctcatgatcattgatgccccacgaggtgagatcttgcatggagccccagaccgagggtgattgaccgtcatcttgaacttcttccattttctaataattgtgccaacaattgttgccttctcaccaagctgcttgcctattgtcctgtagcccatcccagccttgtgcaggtctacaattttatccctgatgtccttacacagctctctggtcttggccattgtggagaggttggagtctgtttgattgagtgtgtggacaggtgtcttttatacaggtaacgagttcaaacaggtgcagttaatacaggtaatgagtgtagaacaggagggcttcttaaagaaaaactaacaggtctgtgagagccggaattcttactggttggtaggtgatcaaatacttatgtcatgcaataaaatgcaaattaattacttaaaaatcatacaatgtgattttctggatttttgttttagattccgtctctcacagttgaagtgtacctatgataaaaaattacagacctctacatgctttgtaagtaggaaaacctgcaaaatcggcagtgtatcaaatacttgttctccccactgtatatggcggagctgatggccatactgttggccttgcagtgggtgaaagaagttaagccagacagagtagttatttgctctgattcatgtgcagtgttaatgagtctccagtcctttagctcacgtagcagacaagacctgctttatgaggtgctacatgctatgtaagtaggaaaacctgcaaaatcggcagtgtatcaaatacttgttctccccactgtacaaacaGTCATAAGAATGCATTTACACTGAACCATGCCCACAATATTGCAAAAGATCAAGGAtgtactcacacacactctcaatcaCCCACAACGATTGACGAAAACCCTGATGTTTTCCTCAGGTGGACGTCTCACCCTCTGGTGAAGAAGAACAGAAGAGTGGTCCTCGCTTCATTCCTTCTCCTCGTCACTGGAGTCGGTAAGTCACACCATCTCTGCTGAAAGAAAAGACATCTCCCATGATTCTCGTCCAACGGTGTTTTTCACCAATACATTCCTAGGGGAACGCGCAAGGTGTGCACATTTTGtaccagcccagcactaacacactagATTCAACTAACCAAAGGCTTGCTGATACATTGAATCGTGTGTGTTATTACTAGGCTAGAAAAAGAATGTGCACAGCCCAGTGATGGGCTGGGGAACACTGCTGTCACTGCACTGCAGTCTAACATTTTAGTTTGTGTACAGCGCTTTATATTTTATAGGTATGTCTTGTTTTTTACCACCCATTGTAATATATTCATGGCACTGGACTTTTCCTCTGTGTTCTCATATCTCTTGTTAGTTATCTTGAGATATTGCCATGTTTTTTAAATTTCCATTTTTTCTTTCTCTCAGCTCTCATTTTCACTGGTGTCGTAATACAATTGAATCCGGAAGCAGGTAAGCGATTCGGTGAACGTGGGGGTGTGTTGTCACATTTCTTGGTTGTTGGTAGTCTTTTACTATGGGCTTTGACAAGGTGATCTTTGACCTTTTCCACAGGTGTCTCAAGTGCCATTTTCTTCATCCCTGGATTTATTCTCTTCATTCCTGGGGGTATATAGTGCTCTTTACCTTGACTTGGTTGTATTGTCAATGTATTTCATGTTTCACACGTCTTTCACCCTTTTCTCCTGTCTTTTTAATCATAACGTCTGGAATGTAAACTTAAACAGTCCTGTAATGGTCTGTAGAAGTCCCCACTGTCACAGACTTATCACTGTGGATGTTGATACAAGTAATCTGCAGATAAAATGACACACAGGCATTACAAAAGCGTCACAGTTTACAACATGTGCAACATTTGCATTACTATGGCTTCATAGAGGTTTACTATAGAAATGATTAAAACAGTGTGGTAATTGTTTTCTCTCCATTTCCCTCAGTTTACCATGTGATTTACATCAGCTGTGCGGTTCGGGGAAGAAGAGGCTTCAAGTTCTTCTACTTGCCCTATTTTGAAAAATGACCCATTGCACTACACCTCCTTTTTTTTGGTCCAATTTCCAGAATAATACTTTTTTTCAATTATGTAACAGAAAGATATTGTCCCATGGacgttttttcttattttgtaaaAACCTTTTACCCTGTCTTTATACTGACCACTACTACGAACTCAACCACTTTGTGCCTCGATAAGCTTCCTGCACAtcctgtatggaggagaaggagtctgATTTGCCCTGCCTGTGTTTGTCATGTCTCATGAGTAAATAATGACTGTGAAACTAAAAtaaacctgtttttttttgttgtataTTACTTTTAAAAGGTCTCAATGAGTCAGTGTTTGTTAGTAGCGCTGGTGTTGCAGTAATGCAATGCAAACAATATGGGAATTTCAGGACTGCTGTCGGTGCCAAACTTATCGATCAAGTATTAGGTATTTCTCTCAGATGTGTTTGGTGGGGGGGCCACATATCCAATATTTTAATTAATGGGATGATGAGTATTTGCGCTTATGTATAGATCATCAAATCTGAGTGCAAGAGTAGCCTATATGCAATGTTTTGGCTACAATAAGCTTTGAAAAGCATTATGTTAGTATGTAGGGAAAACTTAACCACATCAATGTTAGAGAAGAGTGGTGAAAAATAATCAATGTACAATCACATTCAACTGGTagaggctctgtcgtagccggccgcgaccgggagacccatggggcggcgcacaattggcccagcgtcgtccagggtaggggagggaatggccggcagggatgtagctcagttggtagagcatgacgtttgcaacgccagggttgtgggggccagtatgaaaaaaattcaaataatgtatgcactcactaactgtaagtcgctctggataagagcgtctgctaaatgacgtaaatgtaaaatgtaatgtaaatgtaatctaatCACAAGACTTTGCTTGAAGTCCCTAGGCGTCAGCAGTGACGTCAATTGAAGTGTCG is a window from the Coregonus clupeaformis isolate EN_2021a unplaced genomic scaffold, ASM2061545v1 scaf0492, whole genome shotgun sequence genome containing:
- the LOC121560388 gene encoding LOW QUALITY PROTEIN: transmembrane protein 134 (The sequence of the model RefSeq protein was modified relative to this genomic sequence to represent the inferred CDS: deleted 2 bases in 1 codon), whose amino-acid sequence is MATQFSIDDAFVLEGEEEGVSDGEKEGWKGREKDRGGEMTFGTLSFAKPQTHPSSTVAGSPDHSSSLKYQNLENEDVLGSSGNSSFNNFFKISDPATLSYCSSQWSFSTLSSVTQLSAHCCGWTSHPLVKKNRRVVLASFLLLVTGVALIFTGVVIQLNPEAGVSSAIFFIPGFILFIPGVYHVIYISCAVRGRRGFKFFYLPYFEK